The following are encoded together in the Ictalurus punctatus breed USDA103 chromosome 1, Coco_2.0, whole genome shotgun sequence genome:
- the LOC108272043 gene encoding uncharacterized protein C18orf63 isoform X1 codes for MTGYSEECLFFIPAPDLKKLYSVFLSFLSFSSQADEGELRNSQVKTCRELLHLHPDLIASPVLGSYGGIRVVLTITFFRRGIIQAYAQSHNLQISSPQRVLPSMLQTCLSYSFTARLAPNWNRAGQYLIPGKDFLSDSSKRIAVVMELNVNETELCVSVEASTIRLPPVTLRDFDVPAPVMERFLNNQETVLHTKAPNNWCYVLPSMKKGQVVSIGRTLPPECPFQTYADLQKHWNGMYGYCLPPQNEDEVLYCSVYFKPLGEKLFTYPLCCIRILPVQCFPRVNLQGALRAFISDVRSLMENVCGFPAQMASKPCYHTTNLSRPSLQVYEDSGALPANLTFKSSSRLVLSQLPNVFPPETVPLSHLASSPWPLSQPVGLSNIRHPTTTNGHGNPQIPDPILQSFHFHRTEPCQFPSSFTSIPSFSSSSSVSANQPLLSNTQLFTQRPKLVPIFTNKSLTCHVNVTKILAEKKQQKQEEAQCVSRAAVQISSCSPISSASSLPRVSLPFFKDRKRDHNVCTSAPVQPLFQTKPAPMTEIKRGGEVFESHPKKAKVNIQEVDVVKYARSNQLGKITIATLQAWLKGQGITVRSKDKKEDLISKVMQCLSEP; via the exons ATGACTGGATACAGTGAAGAGTGTCTGTTCTTCATCCCTGCACCAGACCTGAAGAAACTCTACAGtgtttttctgtcatttctcaGTTTTTCATCTCAAGCAGATGAAGGAGAGCTGAGAAACAGCCAGGTGAAGACATGCAG AGAGCTTTTGCATTTGCATCCAGATCTTATTGCATCCCCTGTGTTGGGCTCTTACGGTGGGATCAGAGTTGTACTCACT ATAACGTTTTTCAGGAGAGGCATCATCCAGGCTTATGCACAGAGCCACAATTTGCAG ATCAGTTCTCCTCAGAGGGTTCTGCCTAGCATGCTGCAGACGTGTCTGTCTTACTCCTTCACTGCTCGACTGGCACCGAACTGGAACAGAGCAGGACAATATTTAATCCCAG GAAAGGACTTCCTGTCTGATTCTAGCAAACGCATTGCTGTTG TCATGGAGCTGAATGTGAATGAGACCGAACTGTGTGTCAGCGTGGAGGCCAGTACTATAAGACTTCCTCCTGTAACA CTGAGAGACTTCGATGTTCCAGCTCCTGTGATGGAAAGATTTCTGAATAACCAAGAGACAGTTCTCCACACCAAAGCACCAAATAACTGGTGCTACGTTCTCCCAAG CATGAAGAAGGGCCAGGTTGTCAGCATTGGGCGCACGCTGCCACCAGAGTGTCCTTTCCAGACTTACGCTGATCTTCAGAAGCACTGGAACGGCATg tATGGCTACTGTCTGCCTCCACAGAACGAGGATGAGGTGCTGTACTGCAGTGTGTATTTTAAACCGCTTGGCGAGAAGCTTTTCAC ATATCCATTGTGCTGTATTCGCATTCTGCCAGTACAGTGTTTTCCCCGAGTGAACCTGCAGGGGGCGCTCAGAGCCTTTATATCCGATGTCAGAAGCCTAATGGAGAATGTTTGTGGCTTTCCAGCCCAAATGGCCAGCAAACCCTGCTACCATACCACCAATCTGAGCAGACCTAGTTTACAAGTATATGAG GACTCTGGGGCCTTACCTGCAAACCTGACCTTCAAGAGCTCTAGCAGACTCGTGCTGAGCCAGCTCCCTAATGTTTTCCCTCCAGAGACGGTGCCTCTTTCACACTTAGCATCTTCTCCATGGCCCCTAAGTCAACCTGTCGGTCTGAGCAACATCAGACATCCAACTACAACCAATGGACACGGGAATCCTCAAATCCCCGACCCCATTTTGCAGTCATTTCATTTCCATCGCACTGAGCCATGCCAGTTCCCGTCATCCTTCACCTCAATCCCATCGTTCTCCTCTTCCTCGTCCGTCTCCGCTAACCAACCTTTGCTTAGCAACACTCAGCTTTTCACACAGAGACCCAAACTGGTGCCTATCTTCACAAACAAGTCACTGACCTGCCATGTTAACGTCACAAAGATCCTGGCtgagaaaaaacaacagaaacaagAAGAAGCGCAGTGTGTGTCTAGAGCAGCCGTTCAAATATCCTCCTGTTCTCCTATATCGTCTGCATCATCACTTCCTAGAGTGTCTCTGCCATTTTTTAAGGACCGTAAAAGAGACCACAATGTCTGCACTTCCGCACCAGTACAACCACTCTTTCAAACAAAACCCGCACCCATGACTGAGATCAAAAGAGGG GGCGAAGTATTTGAGTCACACCCAAAGAAAGCCAAAGTCAACATACAGGAAGTGGATGTGGTGAAGTATGCAAGAAGCAATCAG
- the LOC108272043 gene encoding uncharacterized protein C18orf63 isoform X2: MTGYSEECLFFIPAPDLKKLYSVFLSFLSFSSQADEGELRNSQVKTCRELLHLHPDLIASPVLGSYGGIRVVLTITFFRRGIIQAYAQSHNLQISSPQRVLPSMLQTCLSYSFTARLAPNWNRAGQYLIPVMELNVNETELCVSVEASTIRLPPVTLRDFDVPAPVMERFLNNQETVLHTKAPNNWCYVLPSMKKGQVVSIGRTLPPECPFQTYADLQKHWNGMYGYCLPPQNEDEVLYCSVYFKPLGEKLFTYPLCCIRILPVQCFPRVNLQGALRAFISDVRSLMENVCGFPAQMASKPCYHTTNLSRPSLQVYEDSGALPANLTFKSSSRLVLSQLPNVFPPETVPLSHLASSPWPLSQPVGLSNIRHPTTTNGHGNPQIPDPILQSFHFHRTEPCQFPSSFTSIPSFSSSSSVSANQPLLSNTQLFTQRPKLVPIFTNKSLTCHVNVTKILAEKKQQKQEEAQCVSRAAVQISSCSPISSASSLPRVSLPFFKDRKRDHNVCTSAPVQPLFQTKPAPMTEIKRGGEVFESHPKKAKVNIQEVDVVKYARSNQLGKITIATLQAWLKGQGITVRSKDKKEDLISKVMQCLSEP, encoded by the exons ATGACTGGATACAGTGAAGAGTGTCTGTTCTTCATCCCTGCACCAGACCTGAAGAAACTCTACAGtgtttttctgtcatttctcaGTTTTTCATCTCAAGCAGATGAAGGAGAGCTGAGAAACAGCCAGGTGAAGACATGCAG AGAGCTTTTGCATTTGCATCCAGATCTTATTGCATCCCCTGTGTTGGGCTCTTACGGTGGGATCAGAGTTGTACTCACT ATAACGTTTTTCAGGAGAGGCATCATCCAGGCTTATGCACAGAGCCACAATTTGCAG ATCAGTTCTCCTCAGAGGGTTCTGCCTAGCATGCTGCAGACGTGTCTGTCTTACTCCTTCACTGCTCGACTGGCACCGAACTGGAACAGAGCAGGACAATATTTAATCCCAG TCATGGAGCTGAATGTGAATGAGACCGAACTGTGTGTCAGCGTGGAGGCCAGTACTATAAGACTTCCTCCTGTAACA CTGAGAGACTTCGATGTTCCAGCTCCTGTGATGGAAAGATTTCTGAATAACCAAGAGACAGTTCTCCACACCAAAGCACCAAATAACTGGTGCTACGTTCTCCCAAG CATGAAGAAGGGCCAGGTTGTCAGCATTGGGCGCACGCTGCCACCAGAGTGTCCTTTCCAGACTTACGCTGATCTTCAGAAGCACTGGAACGGCATg tATGGCTACTGTCTGCCTCCACAGAACGAGGATGAGGTGCTGTACTGCAGTGTGTATTTTAAACCGCTTGGCGAGAAGCTTTTCAC ATATCCATTGTGCTGTATTCGCATTCTGCCAGTACAGTGTTTTCCCCGAGTGAACCTGCAGGGGGCGCTCAGAGCCTTTATATCCGATGTCAGAAGCCTAATGGAGAATGTTTGTGGCTTTCCAGCCCAAATGGCCAGCAAACCCTGCTACCATACCACCAATCTGAGCAGACCTAGTTTACAAGTATATGAG GACTCTGGGGCCTTACCTGCAAACCTGACCTTCAAGAGCTCTAGCAGACTCGTGCTGAGCCAGCTCCCTAATGTTTTCCCTCCAGAGACGGTGCCTCTTTCACACTTAGCATCTTCTCCATGGCCCCTAAGTCAACCTGTCGGTCTGAGCAACATCAGACATCCAACTACAACCAATGGACACGGGAATCCTCAAATCCCCGACCCCATTTTGCAGTCATTTCATTTCCATCGCACTGAGCCATGCCAGTTCCCGTCATCCTTCACCTCAATCCCATCGTTCTCCTCTTCCTCGTCCGTCTCCGCTAACCAACCTTTGCTTAGCAACACTCAGCTTTTCACACAGAGACCCAAACTGGTGCCTATCTTCACAAACAAGTCACTGACCTGCCATGTTAACGTCACAAAGATCCTGGCtgagaaaaaacaacagaaacaagAAGAAGCGCAGTGTGTGTCTAGAGCAGCCGTTCAAATATCCTCCTGTTCTCCTATATCGTCTGCATCATCACTTCCTAGAGTGTCTCTGCCATTTTTTAAGGACCGTAAAAGAGACCACAATGTCTGCACTTCCGCACCAGTACAACCACTCTTTCAAACAAAACCCGCACCCATGACTGAGATCAAAAGAGGG GGCGAAGTATTTGAGTCACACCCAAAGAAAGCCAAAGTCAACATACAGGAAGTGGATGTGGTGAAGTATGCAAGAAGCAATCAG
- the LOC108272043 gene encoding uncharacterized protein LOC108272043 isoform X3, producing MTGYSEECLFFIPAPDLKKLYSVFLSFLSFSSQADEGELRNSQVKTCRELLHLHPDLIASPVLGSYGGIRVVLTITFFRRGIIQAYAQSHNLQISSPQRVLPSMLQTCLSYSFTARLAPNWNRAGQYLIPGKDFLSDSSKRIAVVMELNVNETELCVSVEASTIRLPPVTLRDFDVPAPVMERFLNNQETVLHTKAPNNWCYVLPSMKKGQVVSIGRTLPPECPFQTYADLQKHWNGMDSGALPANLTFKSSSRLVLSQLPNVFPPETVPLSHLASSPWPLSQPVGLSNIRHPTTTNGHGNPQIPDPILQSFHFHRTEPCQFPSSFTSIPSFSSSSSVSANQPLLSNTQLFTQRPKLVPIFTNKSLTCHVNVTKILAEKKQQKQEEAQCVSRAAVQISSCSPISSASSLPRVSLPFFKDRKRDHNVCTSAPVQPLFQTKPAPMTEIKRGGEVFESHPKKAKVNIQEVDVVKYARSNQLGKITIATLQAWLKGQGITVRSKDKKEDLISKVMQCLSEP from the exons ATGACTGGATACAGTGAAGAGTGTCTGTTCTTCATCCCTGCACCAGACCTGAAGAAACTCTACAGtgtttttctgtcatttctcaGTTTTTCATCTCAAGCAGATGAAGGAGAGCTGAGAAACAGCCAGGTGAAGACATGCAG AGAGCTTTTGCATTTGCATCCAGATCTTATTGCATCCCCTGTGTTGGGCTCTTACGGTGGGATCAGAGTTGTACTCACT ATAACGTTTTTCAGGAGAGGCATCATCCAGGCTTATGCACAGAGCCACAATTTGCAG ATCAGTTCTCCTCAGAGGGTTCTGCCTAGCATGCTGCAGACGTGTCTGTCTTACTCCTTCACTGCTCGACTGGCACCGAACTGGAACAGAGCAGGACAATATTTAATCCCAG GAAAGGACTTCCTGTCTGATTCTAGCAAACGCATTGCTGTTG TCATGGAGCTGAATGTGAATGAGACCGAACTGTGTGTCAGCGTGGAGGCCAGTACTATAAGACTTCCTCCTGTAACA CTGAGAGACTTCGATGTTCCAGCTCCTGTGATGGAAAGATTTCTGAATAACCAAGAGACAGTTCTCCACACCAAAGCACCAAATAACTGGTGCTACGTTCTCCCAAG CATGAAGAAGGGCCAGGTTGTCAGCATTGGGCGCACGCTGCCACCAGAGTGTCCTTTCCAGACTTACGCTGATCTTCAGAAGCACTGGAACGGCATg GACTCTGGGGCCTTACCTGCAAACCTGACCTTCAAGAGCTCTAGCAGACTCGTGCTGAGCCAGCTCCCTAATGTTTTCCCTCCAGAGACGGTGCCTCTTTCACACTTAGCATCTTCTCCATGGCCCCTAAGTCAACCTGTCGGTCTGAGCAACATCAGACATCCAACTACAACCAATGGACACGGGAATCCTCAAATCCCCGACCCCATTTTGCAGTCATTTCATTTCCATCGCACTGAGCCATGCCAGTTCCCGTCATCCTTCACCTCAATCCCATCGTTCTCCTCTTCCTCGTCCGTCTCCGCTAACCAACCTTTGCTTAGCAACACTCAGCTTTTCACACAGAGACCCAAACTGGTGCCTATCTTCACAAACAAGTCACTGACCTGCCATGTTAACGTCACAAAGATCCTGGCtgagaaaaaacaacagaaacaagAAGAAGCGCAGTGTGTGTCTAGAGCAGCCGTTCAAATATCCTCCTGTTCTCCTATATCGTCTGCATCATCACTTCCTAGAGTGTCTCTGCCATTTTTTAAGGACCGTAAAAGAGACCACAATGTCTGCACTTCCGCACCAGTACAACCACTCTTTCAAACAAAACCCGCACCCATGACTGAGATCAAAAGAGGG GGCGAAGTATTTGAGTCACACCCAAAGAAAGCCAAAGTCAACATACAGGAAGTGGATGTGGTGAAGTATGCAAGAAGCAATCAG
- the LOC108272069 gene encoding cytochrome b5 isoform X1 gives MEEHCSDGKAVKYYRLSEVEEHNSFKSTWIIINHKVYDVTKFLEEHPGGEEVLREQAGGDATESFEDVGHSTDAREMSKGMMIGELHPDDRQKIGKPPESLVTTVHETTSWWSNWLIPLLAAVIVTLMYRIYTAEDA, from the exons ATGGAGGAACACTGCTCCGACGGGAAAGCGGTGAAATATTACCGCTTGTCTGAAGTGGAGGAACACAACTCGTTCAAAAGTACATGGATTATCATCAACCACAAAGTGTACGATGTGACAAAGTTTCTGGAAGAG CACCCAGGAGGAGAGGAGGTGTTACGAGAGCAGGCCGGAGGAGACGCCACGGAGAGCTTCGAGGACGTGGGTCACTCCACAGACGCCAGAGAAATGTCTAAGGGCATGATGATCGGAGAACTGCATCCG gATGACCGGCAGAAAATTGGCAAACCACCC GAATCACTTGTAACCACAGTTCATGAAACCACAAG CTGGTGGTCGAACTGGTTGATACCTCTCCTTGCCGCTGTGATCGTCACACTGATGTACCGTATATATACGGCCGAAGATGCATGA
- the LOC108272069 gene encoding cytochrome b5 isoform X2, protein MEEHCSDGKAVKYYRLSEVEEHNSFKSTWIIINHKVYDVTKFLEEHPGGEEVLREQAGGDATESFEDVGHSTDAREMSKGMMIGELHPDDRQKIGKPPESLVTTVHETTSSTP, encoded by the exons ATGGAGGAACACTGCTCCGACGGGAAAGCGGTGAAATATTACCGCTTGTCTGAAGTGGAGGAACACAACTCGTTCAAAAGTACATGGATTATCATCAACCACAAAGTGTACGATGTGACAAAGTTTCTGGAAGAG CACCCAGGAGGAGAGGAGGTGTTACGAGAGCAGGCCGGAGGAGACGCCACGGAGAGCTTCGAGGACGTGGGTCACTCCACAGACGCCAGAGAAATGTCTAAGGGCATGATGATCGGAGAACTGCATCCG gATGACCGGCAGAAAATTGGCAAACCACCC GAATCACTTGTAACCACAGTTCATGAAACCACAAG CTCCACCCCTTGA
- the ppp1r3g gene encoding protein phosphatase 1 regulatory subunit 3G: MIRRVDMSHSVLPPEIHNGHGVDDDHDSEPEDIYLRDRRRAKSLPAYPEQANLFSRLSQRCRKQVKFADALGLNLASVRHFSIAEDPQVPSEVFAALRALPAQHERERERKPSNFTFARDTAAEVTEARVNRCRVALETVSMSGWAMRGVIRANVAHNGETEVGVRYTFNHWASYADAPAVPVSGERVHDMQRFSFTVLTPHFLEPNASVHFAVYMRTDRGEFWDNNDEQNYCVQCGLLL, encoded by the coding sequence ATGATCAGACGGGTTGACATGTCGCACTCGGTCCTCCCCCCGGAGATACACAACGGCCATGGAGTCGACGACGATCACGACTCCGAACCCGAGGATATTTACCTGCGGGACAGGCGAAGGGCCAAGTCCTTACCGGCCTACCCCGAGCAGGCCAATCTGTTCAGCCGTCTCTCTCAGCGCTGCAGGAAGCAGGTCAAGTTCGCCGACGCGCTCGGCTTGAATCTGGCCAGCGTGAGGCACTTCAGCATCGCCGAGGATCCCCAGGTGCCCTCCGAGGTGTTCGCCGCGCTGCGCGCTCTCCCCGCGCAGCACGAGCGCGAGCGCGAGCGCAAGCCTTCCAACTTCACATTCGCTCGGGACACAGCAGCGGAGGTCACAGAGGCGCGCGTGAATCGCTGCAGGGTCGCCCTGGAGACGGTCTCCATGTCCGGGTGGGCCATGCGCGGGGTCATACGCGCCAACGTCGCGCATAACGGCGAGACAGAAGTCGGGGTGAGGTACACGTTCAACCACTGGGCGTCCTACGCGGACGCGCCCGCGGTGCCCGTGTCTGGAGAGCGCGTGCACGACATGCAGAGATTCTCCTTCACTGTGCTCACGCCTCATTTCCTCGAGCCGAACGCGAGTGTGCACTTCGCCGTGTACATGAGGACTGACCGCGGGGAATTCTGGGACAATAACGACGAGCAGAACTACTGTGTGCAGTGTGGCCTCCTGCTGTGA